In Streptomyces nojiriensis, one genomic interval encodes:
- a CDS encoding metallophosphoesterase family protein, producing MSRILPDPAAQPAPGTAGAAPAAAAAGPRLLAVSDLHIGMADNRPITESLKPTHPDDWLLVAGDVGELTEDIEWALRLLAGRFAKVVWAPGNHELWTPREDAVQARGEERYRHLVELCRGLGVVTPEDPWPVWRGPGGPVAVAPLFLLYDYTFRVAGTTTKEESLARAHEAGVVCTDEYLLHPDPHPSRDAWCRARVELTLRRLEAHDPAVPLVLVNHFPLVRQPTDVLWHPEFAQWCGTVLTADWHRRFRTAAVVYGHLHIPRTTWYDGVRFEEVSIGYPREWRKRGHPKGLLRQILPYTEEEPRT from the coding sequence ATGTCGCGCATACTGCCTGATCCCGCCGCCCAGCCCGCGCCCGGCACCGCCGGAGCCGCGCCCGCCGCCGCCGCGGCCGGTCCCCGGTTGCTCGCGGTGAGCGATCTGCACATCGGGATGGCCGACAACCGGCCCATCACCGAATCCCTCAAGCCCACCCACCCGGATGACTGGCTGCTCGTCGCCGGCGACGTCGGCGAGCTGACCGAGGACATCGAGTGGGCGCTGCGCCTGCTGGCCGGGCGCTTCGCCAAGGTGGTGTGGGCTCCGGGCAACCACGAGCTGTGGACCCCGCGCGAGGACGCGGTCCAGGCCCGCGGCGAGGAGCGCTACCGGCACCTGGTGGAGCTGTGCCGCGGGCTGGGCGTGGTGACGCCCGAGGACCCGTGGCCGGTGTGGCGGGGACCCGGCGGCCCGGTCGCCGTCGCCCCGCTGTTCCTGCTGTACGACTACACGTTCCGGGTGGCGGGCACCACGACCAAGGAGGAGTCGCTGGCCCGGGCGCACGAGGCCGGCGTCGTCTGCACGGACGAGTACCTCCTGCACCCCGACCCGCACCCGAGCCGGGACGCCTGGTGCCGGGCCCGGGTCGAGCTCACCCTGCGCCGGCTGGAGGCGCACGACCCGGCGGTGCCGCTGGTCCTGGTCAACCACTTCCCGCTGGTCCGCCAGCCCACCGACGTGCTGTGGCACCCGGAGTTCGCCCAGTGGTGCGGCACCGTGCTCACCGCCGACTGGCACCGCAGGTTCCGTACGGCCGCCGTGGTCTACGGCCACCTGCACATCCCCCGGACCACCTGGTACGACGGGGTGCGGTTCGAGGAGGTGTCGATCGGCTACCCGCGCGAGTGGCGCAAGCGAGGCCACCCCAAGGGCCTGCTGCGGCAGATCCTGCCCTACACCGAGGAAGAGCCCCGCACGTGA
- a CDS encoding helix-turn-helix transcriptional regulator, with product MERDEQIAKLTSWVTGAARSHGTGHGATYGTTLAGTPGDLSAPGRTAVISGPVASGKTALLHRVLERTADSGVRLLSAVTSAAEQDIPFGVVEELLRDTADASGPLPLHGPAGTEDLVPTQTLMAFHARLAGLAARGPVLIAIDDVQYADPQSLHCLLYALGRARTAGAGLSLMVTRGPDAGATPPRVLEELFRRIEGPRLRLRPLSVRGVEALLAHRAAEMDRSAAHANAPALTARLAAALHAATGGNPLLVRGLLDDHDPRRRGVEADDRPFQPGDRFVRDALICIHRTGADGLRVAQGIALLGGSGRLPLLARLVEAEERTVEEVVAALGDAGILQGSRFWHGAVRTAVLESLDDEDVARLRRRAARLLYGAGAAPMAVAAHLLGLGSGVPDEEWVPGVLSDAAHTALASQRVGFAVRCLRLAEECSSDQRERIQLRSSMAKFIWRVNPSAWARELRPLNAALHEGSLPVTESLRLVGDLLWNGWIDDAATAIQHALEGWPGNPDPAMTAELRSVRLVLASTYPKLLDRLDGALGPAWDGALAPAWDGAAHPAGAAEDGILAAMVALHGILSAGTGGPAAPGAPAAPGGTAPGVRDRAEADERLTENAERILSGSRLTEETHVTVRACLLALLYAERLGAATLWTDRLLEEAAERGAPGWTAVMQAMRAHMALRRGEPAQARRLAEEALEQLPPHGWGVGIGMPLSALIEARTAMGDHEAAAALVDHPVPEQMLLTRYGLHFVYARGRHQLATGRHHAALTDFMTCGRLMREWNMDRAGLAPWRVGVAEASLALGNRDQAERFAREQLAEDPGPRVRGLALRVLAGARPLPERPALLDRAVALLQEEGDSFELARALTDLGTAHERLGDTAQGKTYARRAGRIAEAGGARDLSQLQAEQPSQSAPPWLAAAPAPGPVRAQPAAASILTDAERRVAALAAHGYTNREIGAKLFITVSTVEQHLTRVYRKINITRRQDLPVSWDIDVAHTA from the coding sequence GTGGAGCGGGATGAACAGATCGCCAAGCTGACCTCCTGGGTGACCGGCGCCGCCCGGTCCCACGGAACCGGACACGGAGCCACGTACGGAACCACACTCGCCGGCACTCCCGGCGACCTCAGCGCGCCCGGCCGGACCGCCGTGATCAGCGGCCCGGTCGCCTCGGGTAAGACGGCTCTGCTGCACCGCGTGCTGGAGCGGACGGCCGACTCGGGCGTCCGGCTCCTCAGCGCCGTGACCTCCGCCGCCGAACAGGACATCCCCTTCGGCGTGGTGGAGGAACTGCTGCGCGACACCGCGGACGCCTCGGGCCCCCTCCCGCTCCACGGGCCGGCCGGCACCGAGGACCTCGTCCCCACCCAGACCCTCATGGCGTTCCACGCCCGGCTCGCCGGCCTCGCGGCGCGCGGGCCCGTCCTGATCGCGATCGACGACGTCCAGTACGCCGATCCGCAGTCCCTGCACTGCCTGTTGTACGCCCTGGGCCGCGCGCGCACCGCGGGGGCGGGCCTCTCGCTGATGGTCACCCGGGGCCCTGACGCGGGCGCGACCCCGCCGCGCGTCCTGGAGGAACTGTTCCGTCGGATCGAGGGGCCGCGCCTGCGGCTGCGCCCGCTCAGCGTCCGGGGGGTCGAGGCCCTGCTGGCCCACCGGGCCGCGGAGATGGACCGTTCGGCCGCCCACGCGAACGCGCCCGCGCTCACCGCCCGGCTGGCCGCCGCCCTGCACGCGGCCACCGGAGGCAACCCGCTGCTCGTGCGCGGCCTCCTGGACGACCACGACCCCCGGCGGCGGGGCGTGGAAGCGGACGACAGACCGTTCCAGCCGGGCGACCGGTTCGTGCGCGACGCGCTGATCTGCATCCACCGGACGGGCGCCGACGGCCTGCGGGTCGCACAGGGCATCGCACTGCTCGGCGGCTCCGGCCGGCTGCCGTTGCTGGCCCGGCTGGTGGAGGCCGAGGAGCGGACGGTGGAGGAGGTGGTGGCCGCTCTCGGAGACGCGGGCATCCTCCAGGGCTCGCGCTTCTGGCACGGCGCGGTACGGACGGCGGTCCTGGAGAGCCTGGACGACGAGGACGTGGCCCGGCTGCGCCGGCGCGCCGCTCGGCTGCTGTACGGGGCCGGGGCGGCGCCGATGGCCGTCGCCGCGCACCTGCTGGGCCTCGGGTCGGGCGTTCCCGACGAGGAGTGGGTGCCGGGGGTGCTGAGCGACGCCGCGCACACGGCGCTGGCCTCGCAGCGCGTCGGGTTCGCGGTGCGCTGCCTGCGGCTGGCCGAGGAGTGCTCCTCGGACCAGCGGGAGCGGATCCAGCTCCGGTCGAGCATGGCCAAGTTCATATGGCGGGTCAACCCCTCCGCCTGGGCGCGCGAACTGCGGCCGCTCAACGCGGCGTTGCACGAGGGTTCGCTCCCGGTCACGGAATCCCTGCGGCTGGTCGGCGACTTGCTGTGGAACGGCTGGATCGACGACGCGGCAACGGCGATCCAGCACGCCCTGGAGGGCTGGCCCGGGAACCCCGATCCCGCGATGACCGCCGAGCTTCGCAGCGTACGGCTGGTGCTGGCCTCCACGTACCCCAAGCTGCTGGACCGGCTGGACGGCGCGCTGGGCCCGGCGTGGGACGGCGCGCTCGCCCCGGCCTGGGACGGGGCGGCGCATCCCGCGGGCGCCGCCGAGGACGGCATCCTGGCCGCGATGGTGGCGTTGCACGGCATCCTGAGCGCGGGCACCGGCGGCCCGGCGGCGCCCGGCGCCCCGGCGGCCCCCGGCGGCACGGCCCCGGGCGTACGGGACCGCGCCGAGGCGGACGAGCGGCTCACCGAGAACGCCGAGCGGATCCTGTCCGGGAGCCGCCTCACGGAGGAGACGCACGTCACCGTGCGGGCGTGCCTGCTGGCCCTGCTGTACGCGGAGCGGCTGGGCGCGGCGACCCTGTGGACGGACCGGCTGCTGGAGGAGGCCGCCGAGCGCGGGGCGCCCGGGTGGACCGCGGTCATGCAGGCGATGCGCGCGCACATGGCGCTGCGCCGCGGCGAGCCGGCACAGGCGCGCCGGCTGGCGGAGGAGGCCCTGGAGCAACTCCCGCCGCACGGCTGGGGCGTGGGCATCGGCATGCCGCTGTCCGCGCTCATCGAGGCGCGGACCGCGATGGGCGACCACGAGGCGGCGGCGGCGCTGGTGGACCACCCGGTGCCCGAGCAGATGCTGCTGACCCGCTACGGCCTGCACTTTGTCTACGCGCGTGGTAGACACCAGCTCGCCACCGGACGGCACCACGCGGCGCTCACGGACTTCATGACCTGCGGGCGGCTGATGCGCGAGTGGAACATGGACCGGGCGGGCCTGGCGCCCTGGCGGGTCGGGGTCGCGGAGGCCTCGCTGGCCCTCGGCAACCGCGACCAGGCGGAGCGGTTCGCGAGGGAGCAGCTCGCCGAGGACCCCGGACCGCGGGTGCGGGGCCTGGCCCTGCGCGTCCTGGCGGGTGCCCGGCCGCTGCCGGAACGGCCCGCCCTGCTGGACCGGGCCGTGGCCCTGCTCCAGGAGGAGGGTGACTCGTTCGAGCTGGCCCGGGCGCTGACCGACCTCGGAACCGCCCACGAGCGGCTCGGTGACACGGCGCAGGGCAAGACCTACGCCCGGCGGGCGGGGCGGATCGCCGAAGCGGGCGGGGCCCGGGACCTGTCCCAGCTCCAGGCCGAGCAGCCCTCGCAGAGCGCGCCGCCGTGGCTCGCGGCCGCTCCGGCGCCGGGCCCCGTGCGGGCGCAGCCGGCCGCGGCGTCCATCCTGACGGACGCCGAGCGCCGGGTGGCGGCGCTCGCCGCGCACGGGTACACGAACCGGGAGATCGGCGCCAAGCTGTTCATCACGGTCAGCACCGTGGAGCAGCATCTGACGCGGGTTTACAGGAAGATCAATATCACTCGTCGTCAAGACCTCCCGGTCAGTTGGGACATCGATGTCGCGCATACTGCCTGA
- a CDS encoding acyl-CoA carboxylase subunit beta has protein sequence MTTNLTGKVAELRELRELARRGPSDRATEAQHAKGKLTARERIALLLDEESFREVEQLRRHRASGFGLEAKKPYTDGVITGWGTVEGRTVFVYAHDFRIFGGALGEAHATKIHKIMDMAIAAGAPLVSLNDGAGARIQEGVSALAGYGGIFQRNTKASGVIPQISVMLGPCAGGAAYSPALTDFVFMVRETSQMFITGPDVVRAVTGEEITQNGLGGADVHAETSGVAHFAYDDEETCISEVRYLISMLPSNNRENPPVHGSSDPADRRSEVLLDLVPADGNRPYDMLKVIEELVDEGDVLEIHERWARNIICALARLDGQVVGIVANQPGHLAGVLDIHASEKAARFVQLCDAFNIPIITLLDVPGFLPGVDQEHGGIIRHGAKLLYAYCNATVPRISLILRKAYGGAYIVMDSQSIGADLTYAWPTNEIAVMGAEGAANVIFRKQIADAEDPEAMRARMVKEYKAELMHPYYAAERGLVDDVIDPAETRSTLISALAMLRNKHADLPQRKHGNPPM, from the coding sequence ATGACGACGAACCTCACCGGGAAAGTGGCCGAGTTGCGCGAGTTGCGCGAGCTGGCGCGGCGTGGCCCCAGTGACCGGGCGACCGAGGCGCAGCACGCCAAGGGCAAGCTGACGGCCCGGGAGCGGATCGCGCTCCTGCTGGACGAGGAGTCCTTCCGGGAGGTCGAGCAGCTGCGCCGGCACCGGGCGTCGGGTTTCGGCCTGGAGGCGAAGAAGCCGTACACCGATGGTGTGATCACGGGGTGGGGCACGGTCGAGGGCCGGACGGTCTTCGTCTACGCGCACGACTTCCGCATCTTCGGCGGCGCCCTGGGCGAGGCTCACGCCACGAAGATCCACAAGATCATGGACATGGCCATCGCGGCCGGTGCCCCGCTGGTCTCCCTGAACGACGGCGCCGGCGCCCGTATCCAGGAGGGCGTCTCGGCGCTGGCCGGCTACGGCGGCATCTTCCAGCGCAACACCAAGGCCTCGGGCGTCATCCCGCAGATCTCGGTCATGCTGGGCCCCTGCGCCGGTGGCGCCGCGTACTCCCCGGCCCTCACGGACTTCGTGTTCATGGTCCGGGAGACCTCGCAGATGTTCATCACCGGCCCGGACGTGGTCCGCGCGGTGACCGGCGAGGAGATCACCCAGAACGGCCTCGGCGGCGCCGACGTGCACGCCGAGACCTCCGGCGTCGCGCACTTCGCGTACGACGACGAGGAGACCTGCATCTCCGAGGTCCGGTACCTCATCTCGATGCTGCCCTCCAACAACCGCGAGAACCCGCCCGTCCACGGCAGCTCCGATCCGGCGGACCGCCGCAGCGAGGTCCTGCTGGACCTGGTCCCCGCGGACGGCAACCGCCCGTACGACATGCTCAAGGTCATCGAGGAGCTCGTCGACGAAGGCGACGTCCTGGAGATCCACGAGCGGTGGGCCCGCAACATCATCTGCGCGCTGGCGCGCCTGGACGGGCAGGTCGTGGGCATCGTCGCCAACCAGCCCGGGCATCTGGCCGGTGTCCTGGACATCCACGCCTCGGAGAAGGCCGCGCGCTTCGTCCAGTTGTGCGACGCGTTCAACATCCCGATCATCACGCTCCTGGACGTCCCCGGCTTCCTGCCGGGCGTGGACCAGGAGCACGGCGGGATCATCCGCCACGGCGCGAAGCTGCTGTACGCGTACTGCAACGCCACGGTGCCGCGGATCAGCCTGATCCTGCGCAAGGCCTACGGCGGCGCGTACATCGTCATGGACTCGCAGTCCATCGGTGCCGACCTGACCTATGCCTGGCCGACCAACGAGATCGCGGTGATGGGCGCGGAGGGTGCGGCCAACGTCATCTTCCGCAAGCAGATCGCGGACGCCGAGGACCCCGAGGCGATGCGCGCGCGCATGGTCAAGGAGTACAAGGCCGAGCTGATGCACCCGTACTACGCGGCCGAGCGCGGCCTGGTCGACGACGTCATCGACCCCGCCGAGACCCGCTCCACTCTGATCAGCGCCCTCGCGATGCTCCGCAACAAGCACGCCGATCTGCCGCAGCGCAAGCACGGCAACCCCCCGATGTGA
- the speB gene encoding agmatinase, translating into MTAQPNGVTPPLPPTETDRTLHFAGQATFGRVPRLDQVEKADIAVVGIPYDGGVTYRPGARFGGNAIREASRTLRPYNPAQDVYPYHFSQVADAGDISANPFNAGEAVETIEAAADELLSGGARLMTLGGDHTVALPLLRSVAKKHGPVAVLHFDAHLDTWDDYFGQQYTHGMPFRRAVQEGVVDTSALCHVGTRGPIYGKQDLDDDAKLGFGIVTSADVMRRGVDEIAQQLRERVGDRPLYISIDIDVLDPAHAPGTGTPEAGGMTSRELLEILRGLSECHLVSADIVEVAPAYDHAGITSTAASHAAYELITIMSKQIAPVRWGLTQ; encoded by the coding sequence ATGACCGCCCAGCCCAACGGAGTGACTCCGCCGCTGCCGCCGACCGAGACCGACCGGACGCTCCACTTCGCCGGTCAGGCCACGTTCGGGCGCGTCCCCCGCCTGGACCAGGTGGAGAAGGCGGACATCGCCGTGGTCGGGATCCCGTACGACGGCGGCGTCACGTACCGCCCCGGAGCGCGCTTCGGCGGCAACGCCATTCGTGAGGCCTCGCGCACCCTGCGCCCCTACAACCCGGCGCAGGACGTCTACCCGTACCACTTCAGCCAGGTCGCGGACGCCGGTGACATCAGCGCCAACCCGTTCAACGCGGGCGAGGCGGTGGAGACGATCGAGGCCGCCGCCGACGAGCTGCTCTCGGGCGGTGCCCGGCTCATGACGCTGGGCGGCGACCACACCGTCGCGCTGCCGCTGCTGCGCTCCGTGGCCAAGAAGCACGGCCCGGTGGCGGTCCTGCACTTCGACGCGCACCTGGACACCTGGGACGACTACTTCGGCCAGCAGTACACCCACGGCATGCCGTTCCGCCGGGCCGTGCAGGAGGGCGTCGTCGACACCTCGGCCCTCTGCCACGTCGGAACGCGCGGCCCGATCTACGGCAAGCAGGACCTCGACGACGACGCCAAGCTCGGCTTCGGCATCGTCACCTCGGCGGACGTGATGCGGCGCGGGGTGGACGAGATCGCCCAGCAGCTGCGCGAGCGGGTCGGCGACCGGCCCCTGTACATCTCCATCGACATCGACGTCCTGGACCCGGCGCACGCGCCGGGCACCGGCACGCCCGAGGCCGGCGGCATGACCTCCCGCGAGCTGCTGGAAATCCTGCGCGGCCTGTCGGAATGCCACCTGGTCTCCGCCGACATTGTGGAGGTCGCGCCGGCGTACGACCACGCGGGAATCACCTCGACCGCCGCGTCCCACGCCGCGTACGAGCTGATCACCATCATGTCCAAGCAGATCGCCCCGGTCCGCTGGGGCCTGACGCAGTAG
- a CDS encoding nuclear transport factor 2 family protein produces the protein MTTDAPLPVFEQLRLPDTDLTRDAYTYVARATPDFVLHHSVRSYVFARAHAQNQGLNASTDFDDELLFLSCVLHDIGVSQEGNGDQRFEVDGADTAAAFLRERGVEERRIAIAWDAIALHTSDGIAGRKGTEVALAQAGIGTDILGVRREDLPTGLADEVHALLPRMDLAYALSDAIVTQALAKPHKASPLTFPGALLRHHLPHGAHPDWYDLLAAAGWGDRPVGAAARRRAETPEQVGSLFMEYLEAGDIEGLVSLYEPNAHFVPTRGTHLVGTAPIRKGLQQLIDTGARLKLELRDIRRVDDIALVSNTATLTGVGPEPVVSTTTEILRRQPDGGWAHVVDDPFFG, from the coding sequence ATGACCACTGATGCTCCCCTGCCCGTCTTCGAGCAGCTCCGCCTCCCCGACACAGACCTCACCCGGGACGCCTACACCTATGTGGCCAGGGCCACGCCGGACTTCGTCCTCCATCACAGCGTGCGCAGCTACGTCTTCGCCCGGGCCCACGCCCAGAACCAGGGCTTGAACGCCAGTACCGACTTCGACGACGAACTGCTGTTCCTCAGCTGTGTCCTGCACGACATCGGAGTGAGCCAGGAGGGCAACGGCGACCAGCGTTTCGAAGTCGACGGCGCCGACACGGCGGCAGCCTTCCTCCGCGAACGCGGCGTCGAGGAACGGCGCATCGCCATCGCCTGGGACGCCATCGCCCTGCACACCTCGGACGGCATCGCCGGGCGGAAGGGTACGGAGGTGGCACTGGCACAGGCCGGGATCGGCACCGACATCCTCGGCGTCCGGCGCGAGGACCTTCCGACCGGCCTCGCCGACGAGGTCCACGCCCTGCTTCCCCGCATGGACCTGGCCTACGCGCTCAGCGACGCGATCGTCACCCAGGCCCTGGCCAAGCCCCACAAGGCGTCCCCTCTGACCTTCCCGGGTGCCCTGCTCCGCCACCATCTGCCCCATGGCGCCCATCCCGACTGGTACGACCTGCTCGCCGCGGCAGGCTGGGGCGACAGGCCCGTCGGCGCCGCGGCCCGGCGCCGTGCGGAGACGCCCGAGCAGGTGGGGTCCCTGTTCATGGAGTACCTGGAGGCGGGTGACATCGAGGGCCTCGTGTCGCTGTACGAGCCGAACGCCCACTTCGTGCCCACCCGTGGAACCCACCTGGTGGGCACCGCGCCCATCCGGAAGGGCCTGCAACAGCTGATCGACACGGGCGCCCGCCTCAAGCTCGAACTCCGCGACATCCGACGGGTGGACGACATCGCCCTGGTGTCGAACACCGCCACCCTCACCGGCGTCGGCCCCGAGCCGGTCGTCTCCACGACCACGGAGATCCTCCGACGCCAGCCGGACGGCGGCTGGGCGCATGTGGTGGACGACCCCTTCTTCGGCTAG
- a CDS encoding GlxA family transcriptional regulator — protein sequence MSGRQHRVIVVALENVLALDIGIPLQVFGSWPDGPYALTVCAEQPGLVAMHGGPALSVANGLDALATADTVIVPGYMEPEAPSAAVSAALAEAAARGSRMVSICLGAFALAAAGLLDGRRATTHWQYAATLAKQYPQVTVRSEALYIDEGHVLTSGGVTAGLDLCLHLIRRDHGTRLANQRARLLVAAPHRTGGQAQFTDLPVHPDPADGPAPVYEWALRNLHQPLTVDQLARQAGMSRRTLIRRFHADTGRPPMRWLLDARLGRARELLESSDLTVEAVARRCGLGTSANFRTLFKAHVGVPPRAYRETFNSTPLSKA from the coding sequence ATGTCCGGCAGACAGCACCGCGTGATCGTGGTGGCTCTGGAGAACGTCCTCGCACTCGACATCGGGATCCCGTTGCAAGTCTTCGGGAGCTGGCCGGACGGGCCCTACGCGCTGACGGTGTGCGCGGAACAGCCCGGGCTCGTCGCGATGCACGGCGGCCCCGCGCTGTCGGTCGCCAATGGACTGGACGCCCTGGCCACGGCGGACACCGTGATAGTCCCGGGGTACATGGAGCCCGAGGCGCCCTCCGCCGCAGTCAGCGCCGCGCTCGCGGAAGCGGCGGCTCGGGGCAGCCGCATGGTGTCCATCTGCCTGGGCGCGTTCGCCCTTGCCGCCGCCGGCCTGCTCGACGGCCGACGGGCCACCACACACTGGCAGTACGCGGCAACACTGGCGAAGCAGTACCCACAGGTGACAGTGCGGTCGGAGGCTCTGTACATCGACGAGGGCCACGTGCTGACCTCCGGCGGCGTCACCGCCGGCCTCGACCTGTGCCTGCACCTCATCCGCCGCGATCACGGCACCCGACTGGCGAACCAGCGAGCACGTCTGCTGGTCGCCGCTCCGCACCGCACGGGCGGTCAGGCCCAGTTCACGGACCTGCCCGTGCACCCCGACCCCGCCGACGGGCCGGCGCCGGTGTACGAGTGGGCGCTACGCAACCTGCACCAGCCGCTCACCGTCGACCAGCTGGCGCGCCAGGCCGGGATGTCGCGGCGTACCCTCATTCGCCGCTTTCACGCCGACACGGGCCGACCGCCCATGCGTTGGCTGCTCGACGCGAGGCTCGGCCGCGCTCGGGAACTCCTGGAATCGAGCGACCTGACGGTGGAAGCGGTCGCACGGCGCTGCGGCCTGGGTACGTCGGCGAACTTCCGGACCCTGTTCAAAGCCCATGTCGGAGTACCGCCCCGTGCGTACCGCGAGACGTTCAACTCGACTCCGCTGAGCAAGGCCTGA
- a CDS encoding alpha/beta fold hydrolase gives MTADAMAPNRSCDPNPVPGLPLYDLAGFTHRWVDAEGIRLHAVEGGRPAGPTVVLLAGFPQTWWAWRKVMPGLAERFHVLAIDLPGQGHSDRPQGGYDTHTVASRVQAALTALDVPKYWLVAHDIGAWVAFSLALKYEERLHGVALLDAGIPGITLPDSIPTDPDRAWKTWHFAFHLVPELPETLLTGRERDYVGWFLKVKALSPNTFDGAEIDHYAASIAAEGGLSASLAYYRDAAESARRNHDALERGRLTVPVLGISSSHGSIPDMAASVSPWAKNATGVVIPQAGHFIPDEQPDATVDALTAFIDHERGRSEIRPCSAESS, from the coding sequence ATGACCGCCGACGCCATGGCCCCGAACCGCTCCTGCGACCCGAACCCGGTCCCCGGGTTGCCGCTGTACGACCTTGCGGGTTTCACCCACCGCTGGGTCGACGCGGAAGGAATCCGACTTCATGCCGTCGAAGGCGGCCGGCCGGCCGGTCCCACCGTCGTCCTGCTCGCCGGATTCCCGCAGACCTGGTGGGCTTGGCGAAAGGTGATGCCAGGTCTTGCCGAGCGATTCCACGTGCTCGCGATCGACCTGCCGGGGCAGGGCCACTCCGACCGCCCTCAAGGGGGCTACGACACGCACACCGTCGCTTCGCGCGTCCAGGCCGCGCTGACCGCGCTCGACGTGCCGAAGTACTGGCTCGTCGCCCACGACATCGGGGCCTGGGTCGCCTTCTCGCTGGCCCTGAAGTACGAAGAGCGCCTGCACGGTGTCGCTCTGCTCGACGCCGGCATTCCCGGAATCACCCTCCCGGACTCCATCCCAACGGACCCCGACCGGGCCTGGAAGACCTGGCACTTCGCCTTCCACTTGGTGCCCGAACTGCCCGAGACTCTGCTCACCGGCCGCGAGCGTGACTACGTCGGCTGGTTCTTGAAGGTCAAAGCCCTGTCCCCGAACACCTTCGACGGCGCCGAGATCGACCACTACGCCGCCTCCATCGCGGCCGAGGGAGGGCTTTCAGCGTCTCTCGCCTACTACCGCGACGCCGCGGAATCAGCGCGCAGGAATCATGACGCTCTCGAACGAGGGCGCTTGACCGTCCCGGTCCTGGGAATCTCCAGCTCCCATGGCTCGATCCCCGACATGGCCGCCTCCGTCAGTCCGTGGGCCAAGAACGCGACCGGCGTCGTCATCCCACAAGCCGGACACTTCATTCCCGACGAGCAGCCCGACGCAACTGTGGACGCCTTGACCGCGTTCATCGATCACGAGCGTGGTCGGTCGGAGATCAGGCCTTGCTCAGCGGAGTCGAGTTGA
- a CDS encoding TetR/AcrR family transcriptional regulator codes for MAGKKQFDVGIALDAAMVQFWRAGYADTSLDDLSRTTGLNRSSIYSSFGDKDSLYLRCLDRYAARYGNRYDQALSCASEEPLQAVRAFFEVTLQRIADPDVPDGCLIAQTAMAAPALSPTITARAIEALDFQHARLRTALNAAQLTEGDADDLAVHMTAVNQSLALMSRTRASQKQLRTVIDISMSALSHALHARS; via the coding sequence ATGGCCGGGAAGAAGCAGTTCGACGTGGGCATCGCGCTCGACGCGGCGATGGTCCAGTTCTGGCGGGCCGGATACGCCGACACCTCTCTCGACGACCTCTCCAGGACGACCGGATTGAACCGCAGTTCCATCTACTCCTCGTTCGGCGACAAGGACTCGCTCTACCTGCGCTGCCTGGACCGCTACGCCGCGCGGTACGGAAACAGGTACGACCAGGCGCTTTCCTGTGCGTCCGAGGAACCGCTCCAGGCGGTACGGGCGTTCTTCGAGGTCACCCTGCAGCGCATCGCCGACCCTGACGTACCTGACGGGTGCCTGATCGCCCAGACCGCGATGGCGGCACCGGCGCTCAGCCCCACCATCACCGCACGCGCGATCGAAGCTCTGGACTTTCAGCATGCGCGGCTGCGGACCGCCTTGAACGCCGCGCAGTTGACCGAAGGCGATGCCGACGACCTCGCGGTACACATGACGGCGGTCAACCAGTCGCTGGCCCTGATGAGCAGGACCAGGGCGAGCCAGAAGCAGCTCCGCACGGTCATCGACATCAGCATGAGTGCGCTCTCGCACGCCTTGCACGCCCGGAGCTGA
- a CDS encoding MBL fold metallo-hydrolase, with protein MSGTKIIPIPVLGKHAVNAYLLLGRRPVLVDAGTPGSGRLIHDRIADHGVDPADLALIVITHGHIDHFGSAAELHRLTGAPVAGHIADLEPFRTGRPLMPYLPTGPMGRLMNRNRKLHVAADPFEPGLLISGETDLSDFGLAGRIMPTPGHTAGSVSVLTEDGDLVAGDLVANSFMGLIPGKPANPPFHDDPLGNLTSLRAMLELGPGRLHVGHGTPLDPERVRRWARREHRRLSRLDSRGRLRRRTKS; from the coding sequence ATGTCCGGCACGAAGATCATTCCGATACCGGTGCTCGGCAAGCACGCGGTCAACGCCTACCTGCTGCTGGGCCGGCGCCCCGTCCTCGTCGACGCCGGTACGCCGGGCAGCGGACGCCTCATCCACGACCGGATCGCCGATCACGGAGTGGACCCCGCCGACCTCGCCCTGATCGTGATCACCCACGGCCACATCGACCACTTCGGCTCCGCAGCGGAACTGCACCGCCTCACGGGCGCACCCGTCGCCGGGCACATCGCCGACCTCGAACCGTTCCGCACCGGCCGACCGCTGATGCCGTACCTCCCGACGGGACCCATGGGTCGCCTGATGAACAGGAACAGGAAGCTCCACGTCGCGGCGGACCCGTTCGAACCCGGGCTCCTGATCAGCGGCGAAACCGACCTGTCGGACTTCGGGCTGGCGGGACGGATCATGCCCACCCCGGGGCACACCGCGGGATCCGTCTCCGTTCTCACCGAGGACGGGGACCTCGTCGCCGGTGACCTCGTGGCCAACTCCTTCATGGGCCTCATCCCCGGCAAGCCGGCGAACCCGCCCTTCCATGACGACCCCCTGGGCAACCTCACGAGCCTGCGCGCCATGCTCGAACTCGGCCCCGGCCGCCTCCATGTCGGCCATGGCACTCCGCTGGATCCCGAGCGCGTACGTCGCTGGGCGCGGCGGGAGCACCGACGGCTGTCCCGCCTCGACTCCCGTGGGCGCCTCCGAAGGCGTACGAAGAGCTGA